The DNA sequence GCATGGCAGAATTTGTTGGCATGAAAACACAGCTACACTGAAGCTGCACTCAGAGTGAAGTGGATTTATTACACGGGTATGGGAAGCAGGTGAATTTTCAAGCAGGTACACCTATGGTAGGTGTTTGGAAGGATATGGAGGAATAGCTGTCCATACGCTGGGAACTCAGCTCGCCACAGAGGACCCGAGCTGTTCGGTAGGACAGCAGCTGCCCTCATGCCCCGCAGCCGCTCGGCACTGCGGCTGCTGCCGGCGCTCCCGAAGGCGCTGTGGCGGCATCCGCAATTCCCGAGCGGCACTGCAGGGCTCTCGGCTGTGCTCCCGCAGATGCCGCTCGCCAGCTTGGCacggcagctctgcagctcctctggaggCACTCTGAGATTCGCCTGAACCGAGGCTTTGGCTCGGCTCGGCGCTGGTCGTGCTCCCGCTCCCCCCGCAGGAACTGCCGATGGCGATTAGCGTTACACCCACCAGAGATGGCCCGAGCGGCACAGCACAAACCGCTGCGCTCTCCCGGAGCCTCCAGGGGCCTCCCCAGGCACCCTTTCCCCCTCACTGTCCCGCAGGCAACGAGGCCGCAGCGGGGCTCTGTGCCGGACTCGGCGGCCGTTCGCTGCCCGGGGGATGGGGCTGCACCCCGCACGCTGCCAGGTTCTGCAGCGCCAGCGAGGGGGAGGCAGCGCTGGGGCGGCCGCTCCGGTCCCGGCTCCCTCTGTCCCTCGGCGGGCCGCTCCCGCCAGCGAGCCGCTGGCCAGCGGCGGGACCTATATGTTCTCGCGGAAGGTTACCGCTGCCTGGAACGGCAGCGGCCGACGGAAGCGGTGCTGAGGCTCCTGAGGCAGCACTTTGTCAAGGAGCGCCTGATTGGCTAACGGGACTCCGCAATGGTTATCTGCTAAGAGTCAGGGCCTCTGATTGGCCGCGCGGTACCTGCAATGCGTCAAGTGAGGATGCTGGGGTGCGCGTGCCAGCGCGCTGCCGGGGGGCGGCCGCGGCCGCGCCGGGAATGGCCGCCCGCAGTCGGCGCTGGCCGCAGCACCCGCCAGCTCCGGGCGCTCTCGGCCCTTCCGGGCAGTATCAGCAGCGGTCCCGGAGGAACATTTGCCGTCTCTTAGTACCGCTGCAGCTTGCACCAAtagcagctgctttgctgatgagccagagctggcaggaaGAAGCCGTTCCTCAGCCAGTGACCTCTTCAGAGCAGGGTTTCTACGTAAAAAAGCGGCAGAAAACAAAGCCGCTTTTCTCAATCCTTTTCTACAACACAGGGTGCCAGAGGTGCAAAGTGTGGCAGAACAAACGTGCTCAGGCTGCCCTTGCGCTGCCCGTGAGAGAAGCGTCTCTCAGACCGCTGCTCCCAGTGACAGCTTGAGTGGCAGCTGGGGGAGGATGTGCACGGCGAAGTGATGACTGATCGCCGAAATATCTCGCTGAAACCCTGCAAAATCCTTCAACACAAAAGAGATGCTTCTGCAAAATTAGCCCTGAGCTGCGAAGCTGTGCCGAGGCACGCGAGGTTGGTGTGCATCCGTGTGGGGATGGCGGCCCCCTCGGGCCTGGCCAGAACCCAGCGCAGCCCTGTTGCATAAGGAGCTGCAGAGATGCCACAGCCgcttgtgtggggttttttgtgtctcTAATTGAAATAAGCATAGATCAACCAGAAGCAATGAAAGTCGTCTCTGCACCAGTAAGAAGCTTACCGGACTGCTTTAAAAACGACGGGGGTTTCAAAGCAGCAAGAACTTCCTGGCACATCTGTGAAGCTTGATACAATAAGTGTCTAAAGGTAGAAGTAGGTTACAGACACTCATTATCTAAATTCTTCAgtatttctgttcctggagTGTTTTCATTGCTCTTTTTCAAAATCCCATTCTTGAAGAGTGAGTCAGTAAGAAGCCTGTGAATGTGTCAGGGAGCACTGTTTTAAATAAGCTTTTGCTGCTAAGCAATTATTAAAGAGCATGTTTACATatgaaaaaattacaaatttgcATATGAACATAACAGCCCAATTTTTTCACTCTAGGGAAAGTTTTTTCCTAACTACAGTTTTCAGGATGACATTCTTGATGTGCTTGATGAACTTTGAGTTAAATTCCTTggtaatttgttttctttgttccaTTTGGTTACCTGGAAGTAGATcaggttttaatttaaaattatcatGATTTCCTTTTCAGAGCCCTACTGAGTACAAGCTGCTTTCCTGCTGGCATGAACACTTCTTACTGTCTTTTTTCCAAAGAACTctt is a window from the Zonotrichia albicollis isolate bZonAlb1 chromosome 6, bZonAlb1.hap1, whole genome shotgun sequence genome containing:
- the LOC141729332 gene encoding uncharacterized protein LOC141729332 translates to MAISVTPTRDGPSGTAQTAALSRSLQGPPQAPFPPHCPAGNEAAAGLCAGLGGRSLPGGWGCTPHAARFCSASEGEAALGRPLRSRLPLSLGGPLPPASRWPAAGPICSRGRLPLPGTAAADGSGAEAPEAALCQGAPDWLTGLRNGYLLRVRASDWPRGTCNASSEDAGVRVPARCRGAAAAAPGMAARSRRWPQHPPAPGALGPSGQYQQRSRRNICRLLVPLQLAPIAAALLMSQSWQEEAVPQPVTSSEQGFYVKKRQKTKPLFSILFYNTGCQRCKVWQNKRAQAALALPVREASLRPLLPVTA